One genomic region from Yersinia canariae encodes:
- the rluC gene encoding 23S rRNA pseudouridine(955/2504/2580) synthase RluC gives MKTNNPVVQLITISADEAGQRIDNFLLTKLKGVPKSMIYRIVRKGEVRVNKGRIKPEYKLVDGDVVRIPPVRVAEREEIQVSAKLDKVAALADCILFEDDYLLVLNKPSGTAVHGGSGLSFGVIEALRALRPEARFLELVHRLDRDTSGVLLVAKKRSALRSLHEQLRLKGMQKDYLALVRGQWQPHCKAVQAPLLKNIMQSGERMVKVSSEGKPSETRFKIEERFEHATLVKASPITGRTHQIRVHALHAGHPIAFDDRYGDREFDQQLQGTGLHRLFLHAAALRFEHPNTGETMRIEAPLDNQLRHCLSVLRKKAAV, from the coding sequence ATGAAAACGAATAATCCAGTAGTACAATTAATCACCATTTCTGCCGACGAAGCCGGTCAGCGGATCGATAACTTTTTGCTCACTAAATTGAAAGGTGTGCCGAAAAGTATGATCTACCGTATCGTACGCAAAGGTGAGGTTCGTGTTAATAAAGGGCGCATTAAACCAGAATATAAGCTGGTTGATGGCGATGTGGTGCGTATACCACCGGTGCGTGTTGCCGAGCGCGAAGAAATTCAGGTATCAGCTAAACTTGATAAAGTTGCTGCATTGGCCGATTGCATTCTATTTGAAGACGATTATCTCTTAGTGTTGAATAAACCTTCTGGCACTGCGGTACATGGCGGAAGCGGTTTAAGTTTTGGGGTAATTGAAGCTTTGCGCGCGCTACGTCCTGAAGCTCGCTTCCTGGAATTGGTTCACCGCCTTGACCGCGATACTTCTGGTGTTTTACTGGTAGCCAAAAAACGCTCGGCCTTGCGTTCTTTGCATGAGCAACTGCGGTTGAAAGGTATGCAGAAAGATTATTTGGCTTTGGTGCGCGGGCAATGGCAACCACATTGCAAAGCTGTGCAGGCCCCTTTGCTGAAGAATATTATGCAAAGTGGCGAGCGCATGGTGAAAGTCAGTAGCGAAGGCAAACCATCAGAAACCCGCTTTAAAATAGAAGAGCGTTTTGAGCATGCCACGCTAGTAAAAGCCAGCCCGATCACTGGTCGAACTCACCAGATTCGTGTTCACGCGCTACATGCTGGTCACCCAATTGCGTTTGATGATCGTTATGGTGACCGCGAATTTGACCAGCAATTGCAGGGGACGGGGTTGCATCGTTTATTCCTGCATGCCGCAGCATTACGTTTTGAACACCCGAATACCGGTGAAACAATGCGCATTGAGGCACCACTGGATAATCAATTACGTCATTGTTTGTCGGTATTACGCAAGAAAGCGGCGGTTTAA
- a CDS encoding Maf family protein: protein MPQLVLASTSSYRRALLEKLQLPFITAAPEADETPLPAETASALVQRLALAKAQALAARYPQHLIIGSDQVCVINGDIIGKPHNHENAFKQLQQASGQCVTFYTGLALLNTVTDSYNCLCETFDVYFRTLNSAEIEGYLTREQPWDCAGSFKSEGLGITLFDKLSGRDPNTLIGLPLIALTQMLIEQGVNPLL from the coding sequence ATGCCGCAATTAGTGCTTGCCTCAACATCATCATACCGCCGCGCATTGCTGGAAAAGCTGCAATTACCCTTTATTACTGCTGCGCCAGAAGCCGATGAGACCCCGTTGCCGGCCGAAACTGCCAGCGCGCTGGTGCAGCGTTTAGCCCTGGCCAAGGCCCAAGCACTGGCCGCTCGTTACCCACAACACTTGATTATCGGTTCTGATCAAGTGTGTGTTATCAACGGGGATATCATCGGAAAACCTCACAATCATGAGAATGCATTCAAACAATTACAACAAGCCAGCGGGCAATGTGTCACTTTTTATACTGGTCTGGCGCTGCTAAATACAGTGACGGATAGCTATAATTGTCTGTGTGAAACATTTGATGTTTATTTTCGCACATTGAATAGTGCAGAAATTGAAGGTTATTTAACGCGGGAACAACCCTGGGATTGTGCTGGCAGTTTTAAAAGTGAAGGTTTGGGGATCACATTATTTGATAAGTTATCAGGCCGTGATCCCAATACGCTCATCGGCCTGCCATTAATAGCCCTCACTCAAATGTTAATTGAGCAAGGGGTCAATCCATTACTTTAA
- the yceD gene encoding 23S rRNA accumulation protein YceD — protein sequence MQKVKLPLTIDAVRTAQKRLDYAGIYSPEQVTRVADSVVSVDSDVVASLSFNIDNQRLAVITGHADVDVTLMCQRCGNTFAHHVHTTYCFSPIVNDEQAEALPEAYEPIEVDEFGEVDLLAMIEDEIILSLPVVPVHDSEHCEVSEADMVFGKLPEEAEKPNPFAVLASLKKVIKE from the coding sequence ATGCAAAAGGTAAAATTACCCCTGACCATTGATGCGGTTCGTACCGCTCAGAAACGTTTAGATTACGCAGGTATCTATTCACCTGAGCAGGTTACACGAGTAGCCGACTCAGTGGTAAGTGTGGACAGCGATGTCGTGGCCTCATTATCGTTTAATATCGATAATCAGCGTCTGGCGGTTATTACAGGTCATGCGGACGTCGATGTAACATTGATGTGTCAGCGCTGTGGTAACACGTTTGCACACCATGTTCATACAACGTATTGTTTTAGCCCGATCGTCAATGATGAGCAGGCTGAAGCATTACCGGAAGCGTACGAGCCGATCGAAGTCGACGAATTTGGCGAAGTTGATCTGCTGGCAATGATAGAAGACGAAATTATTCTTTCACTGCCTGTCGTTCCGGTACATGATTCTGAACACTGTGAAGTGTCCGAGGCGGACATGGTATTTGGCAAACTGCCTGAAGAGGCGGAGAAACCTAATCCATTTGCCGTATTAGCCAGTTTAAAGAAAGTAATTAAGGAGTAA
- the rpmF gene encoding 50S ribosomal protein L32, translating into MAVQQNKPTRSKRGMRRSHDALTTATLSVDKTSGETHLRHHITADGFYRGRKVIG; encoded by the coding sequence ATGGCCGTACAACAGAACAAACCAACTCGTTCCAAACGTGGCATGCGCCGTTCACACGATGCGCTGACCACTGCCACTCTGTCTGTGGACAAAACTTCCGGTGAAACTCACCTGCGTCACCACATCACAGCCGACGGTTTCTACCGCGGCCGCAAGGTTATCGGCTGA
- the plsX gene encoding phosphate acyltransferase PlsX, translating to MTCLTLALDAMGGDFGPCVTVPASLQALASNPQLKLLLVGNPDTITPLLVNTDPLLLERLQVIPAEHVIASDAKPSQAIRASRGTSMRIALELVKNGEAEACVSAGNTGALMGLAKMTIKPLDGIERPALMTVIPNQQRSKTVVLDLGANVECDSTMLVQFAVMGSVMAEEVVGITNPRVALLNIGEEETKGLDNIREAAAVLKNTPAVNYIGYLEGNDLLTGKTDVMVCDGFVGNVTLKTMEGVIRMFLSLLKSSGDGSKQSWWLKLIGRWLQKRVAKRFGHLNPDQYNGACLLGLRGIVIKSHGAANQRAFAVAIEQAVQAVQRQVPQRIAARLEAVLPKSD from the coding sequence TTGACTTGTCTAACCCTAGCGTTAGATGCAATGGGTGGGGACTTCGGTCCCTGCGTCACAGTGCCTGCTTCATTGCAGGCACTGGCCTCTAATCCACAGCTTAAACTCCTGCTGGTCGGGAATCCCGACACCATCACTCCGTTACTTGTTAATACTGATCCTTTGTTGCTGGAAAGGTTACAGGTAATCCCCGCTGAGCATGTTATTGCCAGCGATGCTAAACCCTCACAAGCTATCCGTGCCAGCCGCGGTACTTCCATGCGTATAGCATTGGAACTGGTTAAAAACGGCGAAGCCGAAGCTTGCGTGAGTGCAGGGAATACTGGGGCATTGATGGGGTTGGCGAAGATGACTATCAAGCCACTGGATGGAATAGAGCGCCCAGCATTAATGACGGTTATCCCAAATCAGCAGCGCAGTAAGACTGTGGTACTGGATTTAGGGGCCAATGTTGAATGTGATAGCACGATGCTCGTGCAGTTTGCCGTCATGGGGTCAGTGATGGCAGAAGAAGTTGTTGGCATAACAAACCCGCGCGTTGCTTTGCTTAATATCGGCGAAGAGGAAACCAAGGGGTTGGATAATATCCGCGAAGCCGCCGCAGTATTAAAAAATACACCGGCGGTCAACTATATTGGTTATCTGGAAGGCAATGATTTGCTGACAGGCAAGACTGATGTGATGGTTTGTGACGGCTTCGTGGGTAACGTCACTCTAAAGACTATGGAAGGTGTGATAAGAATGTTCTTGTCACTGCTCAAATCATCGGGCGATGGCAGCAAACAGTCCTGGTGGCTTAAACTTATTGGCCGTTGGCTGCAAAAACGTGTGGCTAAGCGGTTCGGTCATTTGAACCCCGACCAGTATAATGGCGCATGTCTGTTAGGATTACGGGGCATCGTAATCAAAAGCCATGGCGCGGCGAATCAACGCGCATTCGCAGTTGCCATCGAACAGGCTGTGCAGGCGGTGCAGCGGCAAGTCCCACAACGGATTGCCGCGCGCCTTGAAGCGGTTTTACCCAAGAGTGACTGA
- a CDS encoding beta-ketoacyl-ACP synthase III — protein sequence MYTKILGTGSYLPVQVRSNADLEKMVDTSDEWIVTRTGIRERRIAGLDETVATMGFQAAEKALEMAGIAKDDIGLIIVATTSSSHAFPSSACQVQQMLGIKDAASFDLAAACAGFTYALSVADQYVKSGAVKHAIVIGSDMLSRALNPEDRGTIILFGDGAGAVVLGASEQPGILSTHLHADGKYGELLALPYQDRQQQEQPAYVTMAGNEVFKVAVTELAHIVDETLQANNLDRSALDWLVPHQANLRIISATAKKLGMEMDKVVITLDRHGNTSAASVPAALDEAVRDGRIQCGHLVLLEAFGGGFTWGSALVRF from the coding sequence ATGTATACTAAGATTCTCGGTACGGGGAGTTATCTGCCCGTACAAGTGCGCAGTAATGCTGATTTAGAAAAAATGGTGGATACCTCGGACGAGTGGATTGTCACCCGAACAGGTATTCGTGAGCGGCGTATCGCTGGTTTGGATGAAACAGTCGCAACCATGGGTTTCCAGGCCGCTGAAAAAGCGCTAGAGATGGCCGGTATTGCTAAGGACGATATCGGGTTGATTATCGTGGCCACCACCTCTTCAAGCCATGCTTTCCCAAGCTCGGCCTGCCAGGTGCAGCAAATGCTGGGTATCAAAGATGCGGCCTCTTTCGATTTAGCCGCGGCCTGTGCAGGTTTTACTTATGCACTCAGTGTTGCTGATCAATATGTTAAAAGTGGCGCAGTCAAACATGCCATTGTTATTGGTTCAGATATGCTTTCTCGAGCATTGAATCCAGAAGACCGTGGCACGATTATTCTGTTTGGTGATGGTGCCGGTGCAGTGGTACTGGGCGCATCCGAGCAGCCAGGCATTCTGTCAACCCATCTGCACGCAGATGGCAAGTATGGCGAATTGCTCGCCTTGCCGTATCAAGATCGCCAACAGCAAGAGCAGCCAGCTTATGTCACGATGGCCGGTAATGAAGTGTTTAAAGTTGCGGTGACTGAACTTGCCCACATTGTGGACGAGACGTTGCAGGCTAATAACCTGGACCGCTCAGCGCTCGATTGGCTGGTGCCACATCAGGCTAACCTGCGTATCATCAGCGCAACGGCTAAAAAGTTAGGTATGGAGATGGATAAAGTGGTGATCACACTCGATCGCCACGGTAACACCTCTGCGGCATCCGTCCCTGCGGCGTTAGACGAAGCGGTAAGAGATGGTCGTATTCAATGCGGGCACTTAGTGCTACTGGAAGCGTTTGGCGGCGGCTTTACCTGGGGCTCCGCGCTGGTTCGTTTTTGA
- the fabD gene encoding ACP S-malonyltransferase, which yields MSKFAMVFPGQGSQALGMLADLAAQFPIVEETFSEASSVLGYDLWQLVQQGPAEELNKTWQTQPALLTASVAIWRVWQHQGGKLPAMMAGHSLGEYSALVCAGVLDFKQAVRLVELRGKLMQEAVPEGTGAMYAIIGLDNESIAKACEESAQGQVVSPVNFNSPGQVVIAGNKDAVERAGAACKAAGAKRALPLPVSVPSHCALMKPAADKLAVALEEIEFQAPLFPVVNNVDVKTEVSPDAIRSALVRQLYNPVRWTESVEFIAAEGVELLLEVGPGKVLTGLTKRIVDTLAAAPVNDVATLTSALEN from the coding sequence ATGTCGAAATTTGCAATGGTATTTCCAGGCCAGGGTTCTCAAGCCCTTGGCATGCTGGCTGATTTGGCCGCACAATTTCCGATAGTTGAAGAGACCTTCAGTGAGGCGTCGTCAGTATTGGGCTACGACCTCTGGCAGTTGGTGCAACAAGGCCCAGCTGAAGAATTGAATAAAACTTGGCAGACACAGCCAGCTTTGCTGACGGCATCCGTCGCTATCTGGCGCGTTTGGCAGCATCAAGGCGGTAAATTGCCTGCGATGATGGCCGGCCATAGCCTGGGTGAATACTCAGCTCTGGTGTGTGCTGGCGTACTGGATTTCAAACAGGCGGTTCGTCTGGTTGAATTACGCGGTAAGCTGATGCAGGAAGCGGTACCTGAAGGTACGGGCGCAATGTATGCCATTATTGGCCTTGATAACGAGTCTATTGCTAAAGCGTGTGAAGAATCCGCGCAAGGGCAGGTTGTCTCGCCAGTCAATTTTAACTCACCAGGCCAGGTGGTTATTGCGGGCAACAAAGATGCTGTAGAACGTGCAGGTGCGGCGTGTAAAGCTGCTGGTGCGAAACGCGCCTTACCTTTGCCCGTCAGCGTGCCATCCCATTGCGCATTGATGAAACCCGCGGCAGATAAGTTAGCCGTTGCCCTAGAGGAAATTGAATTCCAGGCACCGCTATTCCCTGTCGTGAACAACGTAGATGTCAAAACTGAAGTGTCGCCAGACGCGATTCGTAGCGCATTGGTACGCCAGTTATATAATCCGGTACGTTGGACTGAAAGTGTTGAATTTATCGCAGCAGAAGGTGTTGAGCTGCTGTTAGAAGTTGGGCCGGGTAAGGTCTTGACTGGCTTGACTAAGCGTATCGTGGATACTTTAGCCGCAGCACCGGTAAACGATGTTGCTACGCTGACCAGCGCGCTTGAAAACTAA
- the fabG gene encoding 3-oxoacyl-ACP reductase FabG — MSFEGKIALVTGASRGIGRAIAELLAERGARVIGTATSEKGAEAISAYLGEQGKGLMLNVVDPASIESVLATIRAEFGEVDILVNNAGITRDNLLMRMKDEEWQDIIDTDLTSVFRLSKAVMRAMMKKRFGRIITIGSVVGTMGNAGQVNYAAAKAGLIGFSKSLAREVASRGITVNVVAPGFIETDMTTALTDDQRAGILAQVPANRLGQAKEIASAVAFLASDEASYISGETLHVNGGMYMI, encoded by the coding sequence ATGAGCTTCGAAGGAAAAATTGCGCTGGTAACCGGCGCTAGCCGCGGTATTGGCCGTGCGATTGCAGAATTGCTGGCTGAACGTGGTGCCCGTGTTATTGGTACAGCGACCAGTGAGAAGGGTGCTGAAGCTATCAGTGCCTACTTGGGCGAGCAGGGTAAAGGTTTAATGCTGAATGTCGTGGATCCCGCGTCAATCGAGTCTGTTCTGGCAACGATTCGTGCGGAATTTGGAGAAGTTGACATTTTAGTGAATAATGCAGGTATTACGCGTGATAACCTGCTGATGCGTATGAAGGATGAGGAGTGGCAGGATATTATTGACACCGATCTAACTTCCGTATTCCGTCTGTCAAAAGCGGTAATGCGCGCTATGATGAAAAAGCGGTTTGGGCGTATCATCACCATCGGTTCAGTAGTCGGGACAATGGGCAATGCGGGGCAGGTTAACTACGCGGCAGCTAAAGCGGGTCTGATCGGTTTTAGCAAGTCTTTGGCGCGTGAGGTTGCTTCACGTGGCATTACTGTCAACGTTGTGGCACCTGGCTTTATTGAGACGGACATGACGACGGCGTTGACAGATGATCAACGCGCAGGCATTTTAGCCCAAGTACCAGCTAACCGGCTTGGGCAAGCAAAAGAAATCGCCAGCGCTGTTGCATTTTTAGCCTCTGACGAGGCCAGCTACATCTCTGGTGAAACATTACATGTCAATGGCGGCATGTATATGATTTAA
- the acpP gene encoding acyl carrier protein, which yields MSTIEERVKKIIVEQLGVKEDEVKNSASFVEDLGADSLDTVELVMALEEEFDTEIPDEEAEKITTVQAAIDFINANQQ from the coding sequence ATGAGCACTATCGAAGAACGCGTTAAGAAAATCATCGTTGAACAACTGGGTGTTAAAGAAGACGAAGTGAAGAACAGTGCTTCTTTCGTTGAAGATCTTGGCGCGGATTCTCTGGACACCGTTGAGCTGGTAATGGCTCTGGAAGAAGAATTTGATACTGAGATTCCAGACGAAGAAGCAGAGAAAATCACTACTGTTCAGGCAGCTATTGATTTTATCAACGCTAACCAGCAGTAA
- the fabF gene encoding beta-ketoacyl-ACP synthase II — protein sequence MSKRRVVVTGLGMLSPVGNTVESTWKAVLAGQSGISLIDHFDTSAYATRFAGLVKDFNCEDYISRKDARKMDAFIQYGVAAGMQAMQDSGLEITEANAPRIGAAIGSGIGGLGLIEENHTSLVNGGPRKISPFFVPSTIVNMIAGHLTIMYGMRGPSISIATACTSGVHNIGHAARIIAYNDADVMLAGGAEKASTPLGVGGFGAARALSTRNDNPQAASRPWDKDRDGFVLGDGAGMMVLEEYEHAKKRGAKIYAEVVGFGMSSDAYHMTSPPEDGSGAALAMVNALRDAGVSTSQIGYINAHGTSTPAGDKAETQAVKSVFGEDAYKVMVSSTKSMTGHLLGAAGAVESIFTVLALRDQAIPATINLDNPDEGCDLDFVPHEARQVKDLEYTLCNSFGFGGTNGSLVFRKV from the coding sequence GTGTCTAAGCGTCGAGTTGTTGTGACTGGACTGGGCATGTTGTCTCCTGTCGGTAATACAGTCGAATCCACATGGAAAGCTGTTCTTGCCGGGCAGAGTGGCATCAGCCTGATCGACCATTTCGATACTAGTGCCTATGCAACGCGATTTGCTGGCTTAGTAAAAGATTTTAATTGTGAAGATTACATTTCGCGTAAAGATGCACGCAAAATGGATGCTTTCATACAGTACGGTGTCGCAGCTGGCATGCAAGCTATGCAAGACTCCGGGCTTGAAATAACCGAAGCCAACGCTCCTCGTATCGGTGCCGCTATTGGTTCTGGTATTGGTGGGCTGGGTTTGATTGAAGAAAACCACACCTCGCTGGTGAACGGTGGGCCACGTAAAATTAGCCCGTTCTTCGTGCCATCAACCATTGTTAACATGATTGCCGGCCATCTGACCATTATGTACGGGATGCGTGGACCAAGCATTTCTATTGCAACGGCATGTACTTCTGGTGTGCATAACATCGGTCACGCGGCTCGTATCATTGCTTACAATGATGCTGATGTCATGCTGGCAGGTGGGGCTGAAAAAGCCAGTACGCCATTGGGTGTCGGTGGTTTTGGTGCTGCTCGTGCATTGTCTACTCGTAACGATAACCCACAGGCGGCAAGTCGCCCATGGGATAAAGACCGTGATGGTTTCGTTCTGGGGGATGGCGCAGGCATGATGGTGCTGGAAGAGTACGAACACGCGAAAAAACGCGGCGCAAAAATCTATGCGGAAGTTGTTGGGTTTGGTATGAGCAGTGATGCTTACCACATGACCTCTCCACCGGAAGATGGTTCTGGAGCAGCTCTGGCAATGGTTAATGCTTTACGTGATGCGGGTGTGAGCACGTCTCAAATCGGATATATCAATGCCCACGGCACCTCTACTCCTGCTGGCGATAAAGCTGAAACGCAGGCCGTTAAGTCTGTATTTGGTGAAGATGCCTATAAAGTGATGGTCAGTTCCACCAAATCCATGACTGGGCACTTGTTAGGTGCAGCAGGTGCAGTTGAATCTATCTTTACAGTGTTAGCTCTGCGTGATCAGGCCATTCCGGCAACCATTAACCTGGATAATCCAGATGAAGGTTGTGATTTGGATTTTGTTCCGCATGAAGCTCGCCAGGTAAAAGATTTGGAATACACCCTGTGTAACTCCTTCGGCTTCGGCGGCACTAACGGTTCTTTGGTTTTCCGCAAGGTATAA